One Amycolatopsis thermophila DNA segment encodes these proteins:
- a CDS encoding CsbD family protein: MNVVKNRMTSRSRQAKGGARELFGRLTGNRRHQTAGRAERIRGAVRETTTEVADWAATAARDAQRRFRAR, from the coding sequence ATGAACGTCGTGAAGAACCGGATGACGAGCCGGAGCCGCCAGGCCAAGGGCGGTGCGCGTGAGCTGTTCGGCCGCCTGACCGGCAACCGGCGGCACCAGACGGCCGGCCGCGCCGAGCGGATTCGCGGCGCGGTGCGCGAGACGACGACCGAGGTGGCGGACTGGGCGGCCACCGCCGCCCGCGACGCGCAGCGCCGCTTCCGCGCCAGGTGA
- a CDS encoding nucleoside deaminase, giving the protein MSDAELVSAALAAAREAGPDVPIGAAVFAPDGRLLARAHNAREELGDPTAHAEVLALREAAGVFGFGWRLDGCTLAVTVEPCTMCAGALVLARIARVVFGAWEPRTGAVGSLWDVVRDRRLNHRPQVRGGVLEAECAALLAEFFAGHRDV; this is encoded by the coding sequence GTGTCCGACGCCGAGCTGGTGTCCGCGGCGCTGGCCGCCGCACGGGAGGCCGGCCCGGACGTGCCGATCGGCGCGGCCGTGTTCGCCCCGGACGGCCGCCTGCTCGCCCGGGCCCACAACGCCCGGGAGGAGCTGGGCGACCCCACCGCGCACGCCGAGGTCCTGGCGCTGCGGGAGGCCGCCGGAGTCTTCGGCTTCGGCTGGCGGCTGGACGGCTGCACGCTCGCCGTGACGGTCGAACCCTGCACGATGTGCGCGGGCGCGCTGGTGCTCGCCCGGATCGCGCGGGTGGTGTTCGGGGCCTGGGAGCCGCGCACGGGTGCGGTGGGTTCGCTGTGGGACGTCGTGCGGGACCGGCGGCTCAACCACCGGCCCCAGGTGCGCGGCGGCGTGCTGGAAGCCGAGTGCGCGGCGCTGCTGGCCGAGTTCTTCGCCGGTCACCGGGACGTGTGA
- a CDS encoding tRNA adenosine deaminase-associated protein — MSVKEPVAGFAVAVVREDGKWRCSALDAGALSGLDAAITELAKLRSTGAVFGLLAVDDEFFVIVRPSPRGPSLLLSDAAAALDYDIAADVLDVLRVDPPDEEDDSIWPEGDLDILADVGLPGPELEVIAGEVDLYPDEQLQMIAQRCGFGDEFTALLDEI; from the coding sequence ATGTCGGTGAAGGAGCCGGTTGCGGGATTCGCGGTGGCCGTGGTCCGGGAGGACGGCAAGTGGCGCTGCAGCGCGCTCGACGCCGGCGCGCTCTCGGGTCTGGATGCCGCTATCACCGAGCTGGCCAAGTTGCGGTCCACCGGGGCCGTGTTCGGCCTGCTCGCGGTGGACGACGAGTTCTTCGTGATCGTGCGGCCGAGCCCGCGCGGCCCGTCGCTGCTGCTGTCGGACGCGGCGGCGGCGCTGGACTACGACATCGCCGCCGACGTGCTCGACGTGCTGCGCGTCGACCCGCCGGACGAGGAGGACGACTCGATCTGGCCCGAGGGCGACCTCGACATCCTCGCCGACGTCGGCCTGCCCGGCCCGGAGCTCGAGGTCATCGCGGGCGAGGTGGACCTCTACCCGGACGAGCAGCTGCAGATGATCGCGCAGCGCTGCGGGTTCGGCGACGAGTTCACCGCGCTGCTCGACGAGATCTGA
- a CDS encoding M20 metallopeptidase family protein yields the protein MTGPTELPPLPDTRLAALLSEADALQPATVALRREIHTHPEQGLHLPRTQAAIRRALDGLPLEIVEGRSTTALTAVLRGAKDGPAVLLRGDMDALPLQEDTGLEFASEVDGTMHACGHDGHVAMLASAARLLSAHRHELAGSVVFMFQPGEEGYHGARHMIHEGVLDAAGSRVERAFGIHLLAHVESGLITTRPGPLMASNDTFSVQVTGKGGHGSSPHNAIDPVPAAAAMVTALQTMVTRRISVFDPAVVSVTRIAAGTTTNIIPETAELLGTIRTLSESTRSLVKAELAKVCEAVGAAHGCRVLVDIEPGYPVTANDPDTALRVLDLAQRVLGRAELMADPIMGAEDFSYVLQRVPGAFTFLGACPPDVDPAEAPTNHSNRVRHDEGAFPAGVAMYAAFALDALAG from the coding sequence ATGACGGGACCCACCGAGTTGCCCCCTTTGCCGGACACCCGCCTGGCCGCGTTGCTCTCCGAAGCTGACGCTCTGCAACCGGCCACCGTCGCGCTGCGCCGCGAGATCCACACCCATCCCGAGCAGGGCCTCCACCTGCCGCGCACGCAGGCCGCGATCCGGCGGGCGCTGGACGGCCTCCCGCTGGAGATCGTCGAGGGCAGGTCCACCACCGCGCTCACCGCCGTGCTGCGCGGCGCGAAGGACGGCCCCGCGGTCCTGCTGCGCGGCGACATGGACGCGCTGCCGCTGCAGGAGGACACCGGGCTGGAGTTCGCTTCCGAAGTGGACGGAACCATGCACGCCTGCGGGCACGACGGGCACGTCGCGATGCTCGCCTCGGCCGCGCGACTGCTGTCGGCCCACCGGCACGAGCTGGCCGGTTCGGTCGTGTTCATGTTCCAGCCCGGCGAGGAGGGCTACCACGGCGCGCGGCACATGATCCACGAGGGCGTGCTCGACGCCGCCGGATCGCGGGTCGAGCGGGCGTTCGGCATCCACCTGCTCGCGCACGTCGAGTCCGGGCTGATCACCACCCGGCCCGGCCCCCTGATGGCGTCCAACGACACGTTCTCGGTCCAGGTGACCGGCAAGGGCGGCCACGGTTCGAGCCCGCACAACGCGATCGACCCGGTGCCGGCCGCGGCGGCGATGGTGACCGCCCTGCAGACGATGGTGACGCGGCGGATCAGCGTGTTCGACCCGGCGGTGGTGTCGGTGACCCGGATCGCGGCCGGCACCACGACCAACATCATCCCGGAGACCGCCGAGCTCCTCGGCACGATCCGCACCCTGTCCGAGTCCACCCGGTCGCTGGTGAAGGCCGAGCTGGCGAAGGTGTGCGAGGCGGTCGGCGCGGCGCACGGCTGCCGCGTGCTGGTCGACATCGAGCCCGGCTACCCGGTGACCGCGAACGACCCGGACACGGCGCTGCGGGTGCTGGACCTCGCCCAGCGGGTGCTCGGCCGGGCCGAGCTGATGGCCGATCCGATCATGGGCGCCGAGGACTTCTCCTATGTCCTGCAACGGGTTCCGGGCGCCTTCACGTTCCTCGGCGCGTGCCCGCCGGACGTCGACCCGGCCGAGGCGCCGACCAACCACTCCAACCGGGTGCGCCACGACGAAGGCGCTTTCCCGGCGGGAGTCGCGATGTACGCCGCCTTCGCGCTCGACGCCCTGGCAGGATGA
- a CDS encoding prephenate dehydrogenase has translation MIGLGLIGGSVLRAAAAAGRRVWGATTAEADAEAAVVEGFDASTDVAAALRTAAERDALVVLAVPLTAIEEVLRTVGECAPSCLLTDVTSVKTGVLTAARAFAPNARFVGGHPMAGTAESGWRAGGATLFDGAAWVVCVEDDTDLAAWAEVARLALDVGAHVVPLTASTHDEAVARISHLPHLLAAVLAAVGADGGPVAMALAAGSYTDGTRVAATRPELVRAMTEGNREALLPVLDEALGRLGAMRGSLASTGGLAVSINSGHEGARALAEARQATPSGVRVTLSAPDARDGLRALGERGGRITSLTADTAIGEVR, from the coding sequence GTGATCGGGCTCGGGTTGATCGGCGGTTCGGTGCTGCGCGCGGCCGCGGCGGCCGGGCGGCGGGTCTGGGGCGCCACGACCGCGGAGGCGGACGCCGAGGCGGCGGTCGTTGAGGGTTTCGACGCCTCGACCGACGTGGCGGCCGCGCTGCGGACGGCCGCCGAGCGGGACGCGCTGGTCGTGCTGGCCGTCCCGCTCACCGCGATCGAGGAGGTGCTGCGCACCGTCGGCGAGTGCGCCCCGTCGTGCCTGCTCACCGACGTGACCAGCGTGAAGACCGGGGTGCTCACCGCGGCGCGGGCGTTCGCCCCGAACGCCCGGTTCGTCGGCGGCCACCCGATGGCGGGCACCGCGGAGTCGGGCTGGCGCGCGGGCGGCGCCACGCTGTTCGACGGCGCGGCGTGGGTGGTGTGCGTCGAGGACGACACCGACCTGGCGGCGTGGGCGGAGGTCGCCCGGCTGGCGCTCGACGTCGGCGCGCACGTCGTCCCGCTGACCGCGAGCACCCACGACGAGGCCGTCGCCCGGATCTCGCACCTGCCGCACCTGCTGGCCGCGGTCCTGGCGGCGGTCGGCGCGGACGGCGGCCCGGTCGCGATGGCACTGGCCGCCGGCTCCTACACCGACGGCACCCGCGTGGCGGCCACCCGCCCGGAGCTGGTGCGGGCGATGACGGAAGGCAACCGCGAAGCGCTGCTCCCGGTGCTCGACGAGGCACTCGGCCGGCTCGGCGCTATGCGCGGATCGCTCGCCTCCACCGGCGGCCTCGCGGTCAGCATCAACTCGGGTCACGAAGGCGCGCGGGCGCTGGCGGAGGCCAGGCAGGCCACACCGTCGGGCGTCCGCGTCACGCTGAGCGCGCCGGACGCCCGGGACGGCCTGCGCGCGCTCGGCGAACGCGGCGGCCGCATCACTTCCCTCACCGCGGACACGGCCATCGGCGAGGTGCGGTAG